A single region of the Pseudomonas sp. VD-NE ins genome encodes:
- a CDS encoding carboxylate/amino acid/amine transporter produces the protein MGYLLFVTLIQAFSFSLIGEYLAGHVDSYFAVLVRVVLAGLVFIPLTRWRSVEPSFMRGMLVIGALQFGVTYVCLYLSFRVLTVPEVLLFTILTPLHVTLIEDALNRRFNPWALIAALVAVSGAAVIRFDSVSPDFFMGFLLLQLANFTYAAGQVMYKHLVAKHPSDLPHYRRFGFFYLGALAVVLPAFLMFGKANFLPEAPLQWGVLLFLGLVSTALGMYWWNKGACMVNGGTLAVMNNLHVPVGLLLNLLIWNQHEELGRLLLGGSVILAAVWISRLGNRHVPQSR, from the coding sequence ATGGGCTATCTACTTTTTGTCACGCTGATCCAGGCGTTTTCCTTCAGTCTGATCGGCGAATACCTGGCCGGTCACGTCGACAGTTATTTCGCGGTGCTGGTGCGCGTCGTGCTGGCGGGGCTGGTGTTCATTCCGTTGACCCGCTGGCGCTCTGTCGAACCTTCGTTCATGCGCGGCATGCTGGTGATCGGCGCGTTGCAGTTCGGTGTGACTTACGTTTGCCTCTATCTGAGCTTCCGTGTGCTGACGGTGCCCGAGGTGTTGCTGTTCACCATCCTCACACCGCTGCACGTGACACTGATCGAAGATGCGCTGAACCGACGCTTCAACCCGTGGGCGCTGATCGCTGCGCTGGTGGCGGTGAGCGGGGCGGCGGTGATTCGTTTCGACAGCGTCAGTCCGGACTTCTTCATGGGCTTCCTGCTGCTGCAACTGGCCAACTTCACCTACGCGGCGGGGCAGGTGATGTACAAGCATCTGGTGGCGAAACACCCGAGCGACCTGCCGCATTACCGCCGTTTCGGCTTCTTCTACCTCGGCGCGCTGGCGGTGGTGCTGCCGGCATTCCTGATGTTCGGCAAAGCCAACTTCCTCCCGGAAGCGCCGCTGCAATGGGGCGTGTTGCTGTTCCTCGGCCTGGTCTCGACCGCGCTGGGCATGTACTGGTGGAACAAAGGGGCGTGCATGGTCAACGGCGGCACGTTGGCGGTGATGAACAATTTGCATGTGCCGGTGGGATTGCTGCTGAACTTGCTGATCTGGAATCAGCATGAGGAACTGGGACGGTTGTTGCTTGGCGGGAGTGTGATACTGGCAGCCGTGTGGATCAGCCGGTTGGGGAACAGGCACGTTCCTCAATCAAGGTAG
- a CDS encoding S41 family peptidase: MGSLTEFGYIGVTQGSVFADEASTNRFAESAIRDLSAVHQLIVTSHPGAIDKENTNFAGWVEYGYLQAKKLSLLVSSRRDAQAVLGFYISGFKDGHVGIYHSEKGRSSWAGFILDKRGEDFVVSHVAKGWPASLPPIGSSVLSCDGKELHEILADEISPYVDRRLDLKSTWNHLAKHLTVDDADYPVLGRKPASNCQVVLPSGLKQNFDLLWLEDSGQLADFLLQPQPPQTVQNLGGGRYWVHASNFAPSADENASLEKMLEALERIDNAQLVVLDTRGNRGGNSLVGIRILSALLGDKYVKSLDRSSRSYAMWRVSPLALSTLNNALASTERDYGKSSDAYTFVAGLRESMNVALVENREWLQQPDTSSLEHDRSKDSNHKNFRGRLVLVTDSFCASACLDFADTVLAVPGAIHFGLPTSADTVYIDIGAEVLPSGAQFWLPLKVWRGRVRGNNQSYDPRYVFDGDINDTAAVQKWVLGHF, translated from the coding sequence GTGGGCAGCCTGACGGAGTTTGGCTATATAGGAGTGACTCAGGGTTCTGTATTTGCTGATGAGGCGAGCACGAATAGATTTGCAGAGTCGGCAATCAGAGACCTTTCTGCCGTTCACCAACTTATAGTCACCTCTCATCCGGGTGCCATAGATAAAGAAAATACAAATTTTGCTGGCTGGGTTGAATACGGGTATTTGCAAGCAAAGAAACTCAGCCTGCTTGTCAGCTCAAGAAGGGATGCTCAAGCTGTTCTGGGTTTTTATATTTCAGGCTTCAAGGATGGCCATGTAGGTATTTATCATTCTGAAAAAGGCAGATCTTCGTGGGCCGGTTTTATCTTGGACAAGAGAGGGGAGGACTTCGTTGTCAGTCATGTTGCAAAGGGCTGGCCAGCCTCCTTGCCTCCAATCGGTTCCAGCGTCCTCTCATGTGACGGGAAAGAGCTCCATGAAATATTGGCTGATGAGATATCACCCTATGTCGATCGCAGACTGGATCTGAAATCTACCTGGAATCATTTGGCCAAGCATTTGACTGTTGATGATGCGGACTATCCTGTGCTGGGCAGAAAACCGGCGAGCAACTGTCAAGTTGTTCTGCCGAGCGGACTAAAGCAAAACTTTGATCTGCTGTGGCTGGAGGATAGCGGGCAATTGGCGGATTTTCTGCTTCAGCCTCAACCGCCTCAGACTGTCCAGAACCTCGGGGGTGGACGGTATTGGGTGCATGCGTCGAATTTCGCACCTTCGGCGGACGAGAATGCGTCCCTCGAAAAAATGCTTGAGGCTCTCGAAAGAATCGATAATGCCCAGTTGGTTGTACTTGATACGCGCGGTAATCGAGGTGGCAACAGCCTGGTCGGGATCAGGATTCTCTCGGCTTTGTTGGGTGACAAATATGTCAAAAGTCTGGATCGATCCTCCCGTTCGTATGCAATGTGGCGAGTTTCGCCTCTTGCACTTTCAACGCTCAACAATGCCCTGGCCAGTACGGAACGCGATTACGGAAAGAGCAGCGATGCCTACACGTTTGTTGCAGGCTTGCGTGAATCGATGAACGTTGCGCTGGTTGAGAACAGAGAGTGGTTGCAACAGCCCGATACGTCTTCGCTCGAGCATGACCGTTCGAAAGATTCAAACCACAAGAATTTCAGGGGCCGACTTGTGCTGGTGACGGATTCGTTCTGTGCGAGTGCTTGTCTGGATTTTGCAGATACCGTTCTAGCTGTTCCTGGAGCGATCCACTTTGGGTTACCGACGAGTGCTGACACGGTGTACATCGATATCGGTGCTGAGGTTCTACCGAGCGGGGCCCAGTTCTGGTTGCCGTTGAAAGTCTGGAGAGGTCGAGTGCGGGGAAATAATCAAAGCTATGATCCGCGATATGTTTTCGATGGCGACATAAATGACACGGCTGCTGTTCAAAAATGGGTTCTTGGTCATTTTTGA